One genomic region from Bacillus aquiflavi encodes:
- a CDS encoding PCYCGC motif-containing (lipo)protein — translation MKKIMLFAGLTFPLILAGCSADHENNASNTSQQPPVLEYKLGSNDWDVITSHTDNKKILEAYQIAVEHPEILDYMPCYCGCYEEDGHENNTDCFVDEIQNDVAKLDTMGFGUGVCVDIAREAKSQYDQGIPLKEIRENIDKKYENTGVPSTPTPKPE, via the coding sequence ATGAAAAAAATAATGCTATTTGCCGGATTAACTTTTCCCCTTATTTTAGCTGGCTGTTCGGCCGATCATGAAAATAATGCATCCAACACTTCACAACAGCCGCCAGTTTTAGAATATAAACTAGGAAGCAACGACTGGGATGTCATCACTTCCCATACGGATAACAAAAAAATTTTAGAAGCCTATCAAATTGCTGTAGAACATCCTGAAATTTTAGATTATATGCCGTGCTATTGTGGTTGCTATGAAGAAGATGGTCATGAAAATAATACCGACTGCTTCGTAGATGAAATTCAAAATGATGTTGCCAAACTAGATACGATGGGCTTTGGCTGAGGTGTTTGCGTCGATATTGCCCGGGAGGCAAAATCACAATATGATCAAGGTATTCCACTAAAAGAGATTCGAGAAAATATTGATAAAAAATACGAAAATACTGGAGTTCCATCAACTCCAACACCAAAACCAGAATAA
- a CDS encoding glycosyl hydrolase family 18 protein: MGRLQYYRKRRKSIRFIIGGLSFAFVLTMTSLILLLYPFHSNVKEPYFTGENPILYNGKQKGNALIEGDTVYVPLSFMEENFDETMTFDKKSNSIIITTKDKVVQMPTESLTYYVNEKPVELHLPPLKTRDGKLYLALNSVLDYYPIQFVRLQETGAIWVQKDGEERKLGHITEKDRTKKELRMRIKPSLKSPYTEETVGKEAVFIEKEFEGYYFVRKQNGVGGYLKKEVVMEGPSQKVIVSRENKQPQLPKIEGPINLTWEAVYSKNPDLLTMPEMPGVNVVSPTWFELTSSDGTVKNLGSNEYVKWAKERGYHIWALFSNGFDPQLTHEALKDFETRQTIIRQLLHYSQMYELDGINIDIENVNEEDGPLVTQFMREATPYFHEAGLIVSMDITFIAGGNWSAFYERDKLADIADYLAVMAYDEHWGSSPVAGSVASLPWVEKNLQTLLEVVPHERLVLGVPLYTRLWKETEKPDGTIEVSSEAMSMGKIQEWMSDKNLSKKDDEKSGQNYVEYNNEDEKTTYKIWLEDELSLKKRADLAKKYKLAGVASWARYFADERAWTALRLDDENTVTQKSQ, encoded by the coding sequence GTGGGGCGTTTACAATATTATCGCAAAAGAAGAAAATCAATTAGATTTATTATTGGCGGACTTAGTTTCGCATTTGTACTGACTATGACCAGTTTAATATTGCTTTTATACCCGTTTCATTCGAACGTAAAGGAACCTTATTTTACTGGTGAAAATCCGATTCTTTATAATGGTAAGCAGAAAGGGAATGCACTTATTGAAGGGGATACAGTGTATGTTCCGCTTTCTTTTATGGAAGAAAATTTTGATGAGACAATGACGTTTGATAAAAAGTCAAACTCAATTATTATTACAACTAAAGATAAAGTTGTTCAAATGCCGACAGAATCATTAACTTACTATGTAAATGAAAAGCCGGTGGAGCTTCATTTACCGCCATTAAAAACGAGGGACGGAAAATTATATTTAGCGTTAAACTCAGTTCTTGATTATTACCCAATCCAATTTGTGAGATTACAAGAAACGGGTGCGATCTGGGTCCAAAAAGATGGTGAAGAACGGAAATTAGGGCATATTACAGAAAAGGATCGTACGAAAAAGGAATTAAGAATGAGGATTAAACCAAGTTTAAAATCACCTTATACAGAAGAAACGGTTGGCAAGGAGGCAGTGTTTATTGAAAAAGAATTTGAAGGTTATTATTTTGTTAGAAAACAAAATGGAGTGGGAGGTTATCTTAAAAAAGAGGTTGTTATGGAGGGGCCATCCCAAAAAGTAATCGTTTCAAGAGAAAATAAACAACCGCAGTTGCCTAAGATTGAGGGTCCCATCAATTTAACTTGGGAGGCCGTCTACTCTAAAAATCCTGATTTGTTAACAATGCCGGAAATGCCGGGTGTAAATGTCGTTTCTCCTACATGGTTTGAGCTTACTTCTAGCGATGGCACTGTTAAAAATTTAGGATCAAACGAATATGTAAAATGGGCAAAGGAGCGGGGCTATCACATCTGGGCTCTTTTCTCCAATGGATTTGATCCACAACTTACTCATGAAGCGTTGAAAGACTTTGAGACGAGACAGACCATTATTCGCCAGCTTCTCCATTATAGTCAAATGTATGAACTGGATGGAATTAATATTGATATTGAAAATGTGAATGAAGAAGACGGTCCGCTTGTAACACAGTTTATGAGAGAAGCAACCCCATATTTTCATGAGGCTGGTCTGATCGTGTCTATGGATATTACGTTTATTGCAGGGGGAAATTGGTCTGCTTTTTATGAACGAGATAAGCTCGCTGATATTGCTGACTATTTGGCAGTGATGGCTTATGATGAGCATTGGGGTTCATCTCCTGTTGCTGGCAGTGTAGCAAGCTTACCGTGGGTAGAGAAAAATTTACAGACGTTATTGGAAGTTGTTCCACATGAACGGTTAGTTTTAGGAGTTCCGCTATATACACGCCTTTGGAAAGAGACAGAAAAGCCAGATGGGACGATAGAAGTTTCTTCAGAAGCTATGTCAATGGGAAAAATACAAGAATGGATGAGTGATAAAAATTTATCTAAGAAAGATGATGAAAAAAGCGGACAAAATTACGTTGAATACAATAACGAAGATGAAAAGACTACATATAAAATCTGGCTTGAAGATGAACTATCGTTAAAAAAGCGGGCGGATTTAGCTAAAAAGTATAAATTAGCAGGAGTGGCAAGCTGGGCGCGTTATTTTGCAGATGAGAGAGCGTGGACAGCACTGCGGTTAGATGATGAAAATACTGTTACACAAAAATCACAATAA
- a CDS encoding CoA-binding protein: MKIENPSREEIGKILKKAKKIAVVGLSANPERTSHMIAKAMQEAGYEIIPVNPAVDEVLGVKAVASLKDIKDHVDIVNVFRRSEYLPEIAKEFAEIDADFFWAQLGVVNEEAYHYLKERNYTVIMDRCIKVEHAMTK, encoded by the coding sequence ATGAAAATTGAAAATCCTAGCCGAGAAGAAATAGGGAAGATTTTAAAAAAGGCAAAGAAAATTGCGGTTGTAGGGTTAAGCGCAAATCCGGAAAGAACATCTCATATGATTGCAAAAGCAATGCAAGAAGCAGGTTATGAGATTATTCCTGTAAATCCAGCAGTTGACGAAGTATTAGGTGTAAAAGCAGTTGCTTCGTTGAAAGATATAAAGGATCATGTCGACATTGTGAATGTTTTCCGCCGTTCAGAATATTTACCTGAAATCGCTAAGGAATTTGCTGAAATTGATGCTGATTTTTTTTGGGCTCAGCTTGGTGTTGTGAATGAGGAAGCATATCATTATTTGAAGGAAAGAAACTATACAGTTATTATGGATCGCTGTATTAAAGTTGAACATGCAATGACGAAATAA